A single window of Modestobacter italicus DNA harbors:
- a CDS encoding LuxR C-terminal-related transcriptional regulator — MAHGPTLLAGGRAGQLLGLIGTGPAGIRADADVQALTTLAELEEGTALPSRVPRPRRSGEDDEDDEDDEDDEDDEATPLQALVYLQQARHGDLALSGAALSASATATTGRADDLGLLLRLYRGLVSLLVGDLEEADGELTAAAQLAAATGNDLVLLRATAGLTALAGSRGDLRRAWSLADETVRVAARADALRGAEVAAVLVLAAQCAYQRLDSAGARNLAERARSALAGSRDTVVDITLTTLLGVLDVEDGIGPAAATRRMRDSWTQSRDGRLPTSLVAHLARTQHRCSWLVGRPDWAREALRELRVRVGPGGEVEVLTATEHLVRGRRDAARRRIAPVLDGRVGCAHPLTLQQAWLVEAVLAAQEGQHERCHEALQEALGLADELGALRAFLDMPGVPALLDEDASRFGRLDPVVAAIRSAAQTRDGSAYAPLTPRELELLTDLPAQLTLEEIAERRQVSLNTVKTHVRSIYLKLGAQSRRQAVSVARQRGLL, encoded by the coding sequence GTGGCCCACGGGCCCACGCTGCTCGCCGGCGGCCGGGCGGGTCAGCTGCTCGGGCTGATCGGCACGGGCCCGGCCGGGATCCGGGCCGACGCCGACGTCCAGGCGCTGACCACCCTGGCGGAGCTGGAGGAGGGCACCGCGCTGCCCAGCCGCGTCCCCCGGCCCCGGCGGTCCGGCGAGGACGACGAGGACGACGAGGACGACGAGGACGACGAGGACGACGAGGCCACCCCGCTGCAGGCCCTGGTCTACCTGCAGCAGGCCCGGCACGGGGACCTCGCGCTGTCCGGCGCCGCACTGAGCGCCAGCGCGACCGCGACCACCGGCCGCGCGGACGACCTGGGGCTGCTGCTGCGGCTGTACCGGGGCCTGGTGTCGCTGCTGGTGGGTGACCTCGAGGAGGCCGACGGGGAGCTGACCGCGGCGGCCCAGCTGGCCGCGGCGACGGGCAACGACCTCGTGCTGCTGCGGGCGACGGCGGGGCTGACCGCCCTGGCCGGCAGCCGCGGTGACCTGCGGCGCGCCTGGTCGCTGGCGGACGAGACGGTGCGGGTCGCCGCACGGGCCGACGCCCTGCGGGGGGCGGAGGTCGCCGCGGTGCTCGTGCTGGCCGCGCAGTGCGCCTACCAGCGGCTGGACTCGGCGGGCGCGCGGAACCTCGCGGAGCGCGCCCGGAGCGCGTTGGCCGGGTCGAGGGACACGGTCGTGGACATCACGCTGACCACCCTGCTCGGCGTCCTCGACGTCGAGGACGGGATCGGGCCTGCTGCGGCCACCCGGCGCATGCGCGACAGCTGGACGCAGTCGCGCGACGGGCGGCTGCCCACGTCGCTGGTCGCCCACCTGGCCCGCACCCAGCACCGCTGCAGCTGGCTGGTCGGCCGACCGGACTGGGCGAGGGAGGCGCTGCGCGAGCTGCGGGTGCGGGTGGGACCCGGCGGGGAGGTCGAGGTGCTCACCGCGACCGAGCACCTCGTCCGCGGCCGCCGGGACGCCGCGCGTCGGCGGATCGCCCCCGTCCTCGACGGCAGGGTCGGCTGCGCTCACCCGCTGACCCTGCAGCAGGCGTGGCTGGTCGAGGCCGTCCTCGCCGCGCAGGAGGGCCAGCACGAGCGGTGCCACGAGGCGCTGCAGGAGGCTCTCGGTCTCGCCGACGAGCTGGGCGCCCTGCGGGCCTTCCTCGACATGCCCGGGGTCCCGGCGCTGCTGGACGAGGACGCGTCCCGCTTCGGCCGGCTCGACCCGGTGGTCGCCGCGATCCGGTCGGCGGCGCAGACGCGGGACGGCAGCGCGTACGCGCCGCTGACCCCCCGGGAGCTCGAGCTGCTCACCGACCTCCCCGCCCAGCTGACCCTCGAGGAGATCGCCGAACGGCGCCAGGTGTCGCTCAACACGGTGAAGACCCACGTCCGCTCGATCTACCTCAAGCTGGGCGCCCAGAGCCGGCGGCAGGCCGTCAGCGTGGCCCGGCAGCGCGGCCTGCTCTGA
- a CDS encoding FtsW/RodA/SpoVE family cell cycle protein produces the protein MVPGADGERSPRWTRRQRRRLHGAAGTAPPGVPGDGRGARRPDREQRRNRRSAAFDLLAVVAALALVGLGLANLYLIGETGLAARQGAIAAAGLLALAVCWRFRVRYLAVLGWVAFGAAVLFLVGVLTVGLSANGATRWFAIGPLTFQPSELAKLGLLLALAAALGSARPPGQRFVLAVLLAVPPIALTLAQPDLSTTMLLVVLAGAMLLIGRVPARFLLPVAAAAAISAPLLISLLRPYQVERLGTFLVGAHESPTGSGWALRQAHIALGSGGLFGRTDDPMRGLRAEYLPERDTDLALASLVGQWGLVAGAAVVLAAIVLVWRLALASRTSRTPHGALVAGGLAVLFGVEVVVSVGANLGLLPLAGVPFPLLSNGGTALVVHLAAVGVVLGVRRDGARRRLWAPSRRRNPRPRLVRATAVALSLLLVAFGFYGWRLQRTQGEALAAVGDEQMTRCVRLPAVRGAITDRHDQPLAVNAADVGAGVDRVSVVPALLAARPADVDRLADLTGRPRADVHAEIEAAEPTTLSLPVAEVPRGVAEAVTAAGIPGVLVVAEPRRAYPQGALLGPVLGFVGVATPEDEERWPGLPRAEVVGRSGLEQQYDAVLRGVNGQQCLFVDPTGVPVALGQRRDPVPGADLRLSIDLGLQRQLDTSLAAAVRAQPRPAGKIGAAVAMDPRSGQVLAIASTPSFDNNVYGPPVDAAALQAAGDAPGSPMLEHVTQAVAPPGSTFKLVVAAANQAHGVWAPDRVVPTGADFSYGGHVFGNWKPMGPMDLVQSLAISNDVYFYKLAVALGAERLIDTARALGVGERTGIDLPAESAGYLGTPESVEAKGGAWYGGSTVILGIGQGELQVTPLQNARWTAAVSTGTLVTPRLGMAVGTEGATYTALPPSAATPVPFAAALGPVREGMRATVTGGTATGLSGLPAPVGAKTGTAQDGGLRDDEYDNWMTAAAPVDAPEIVMTAMVQGPGTGANSAKVVVADGLRHYLEQQPDVVATGPVQAP, from the coding sequence GTGGTGCCCGGAGCGGACGGGGAGCGCAGCCCGCGCTGGACCCGGCGGCAGCGCCGCCGGCTGCACGGGGCGGCCGGGACGGCTCCCCCCGGGGTGCCGGGGGACGGGCGGGGAGCCCGGCGGCCGGACCGGGAGCAGCGCCGGAACCGCCGCAGCGCCGCCTTCGACCTGCTCGCCGTCGTGGCCGCGCTGGCGCTGGTCGGCCTCGGGCTGGCCAACCTGTACCTCATCGGCGAGACCGGGCTGGCCGCGCGGCAGGGCGCGATCGCCGCCGCCGGGCTGCTCGCGCTGGCGGTGTGCTGGCGGTTCCGGGTCCGGTACCTCGCCGTCCTGGGCTGGGTCGCCTTCGGCGCGGCGGTGCTGTTCCTCGTCGGCGTCCTCACCGTGGGCCTGTCCGCGAACGGCGCCACCCGGTGGTTCGCGATCGGCCCGCTGACCTTCCAGCCCTCGGAGCTGGCCAAGCTCGGGCTGCTGCTCGCCCTCGCCGCCGCCCTCGGCTCCGCCCGGCCGCCGGGGCAGCGCTTCGTGCTGGCGGTGCTGCTCGCCGTCCCGCCGATCGCGCTCACCCTGGCCCAGCCCGACCTCAGCACCACGATGCTGCTGGTCGTCCTGGCCGGGGCGATGCTGCTCATCGGGCGGGTGCCCGCGCGCTTCCTGCTGCCCGTGGCCGCCGCGGCGGCCATCTCGGCACCGCTGCTGATCAGCCTGCTGCGGCCCTACCAGGTGGAGCGGCTGGGCACCTTCCTGGTCGGCGCGCACGAGTCCCCGACCGGGTCGGGCTGGGCGCTGCGGCAGGCGCACATCGCGCTCGGCTCGGGCGGGCTGTTCGGGCGCACCGACGACCCGATGCGCGGGCTGCGCGCCGAGTACCTGCCCGAGCGGGACACCGACCTGGCCCTGGCCAGCCTGGTCGGGCAGTGGGGGCTGGTCGCCGGCGCCGCGGTGGTGCTGGCCGCGATCGTCCTGGTGTGGCGGCTCGCGCTGGCCAGCCGGACCTCCCGGACGCCGCACGGCGCGCTCGTCGCCGGGGGGCTGGCCGTGCTGTTCGGGGTGGAGGTCGTCGTCTCGGTCGGGGCGAACCTCGGGCTGCTCCCGCTGGCCGGCGTGCCGTTCCCGCTGCTCAGCAACGGCGGGACGGCCCTGGTGGTGCACCTGGCCGCGGTCGGGGTGGTGCTGGGGGTCCGCCGGGACGGCGCCCGCCGGCGGCTGTGGGCACCGTCCCGGCGGCGCAACCCCCGGCCGCGGCTGGTTCGGGCGACCGCGGTCGCGCTGTCGCTGCTGCTGGTGGCGTTCGGGTTCTACGGGTGGCGGCTGCAGCGGACCCAGGGCGAGGCGCTGGCCGCCGTCGGGGACGAGCAGATGACCCGCTGCGTCCGGCTGCCCGCCGTCCGCGGCGCCATCACCGACCGGCACGACCAGCCCCTGGCCGTCAACGCCGCCGACGTCGGCGCCGGGGTGGACCGGGTGTCGGTGGTCCCCGCGCTGCTCGCCGCCCGCCCCGCCGACGTCGACCGGCTGGCCGACCTGACCGGCCGGCCGCGCGCGGACGTGCACGCCGAGATCGAGGCGGCCGAGCCGACGACGCTGTCGCTGCCGGTGGCCGAGGTGCCCCGCGGCGTCGCCGAGGCGGTCACCGCCGCCGGGATCCCCGGCGTGCTGGTGGTCGCCGAGCCCCGCCGCGCCTACCCGCAGGGCGCGCTGCTCGGACCGGTCCTCGGCTTCGTCGGGGTGGCCACGCCCGAGGACGAGGAGCGCTGGCCGGGGCTGCCGCGGGCCGAGGTCGTCGGCCGCTCGGGCCTCGAGCAGCAGTACGACGCGGTGCTCCGCGGGGTGAACGGGCAGCAGTGCCTGTTCGTGGACCCGACGGGCGTGCCGGTCGCGCTCGGCCAGCGGCGCGACCCGGTGCCCGGGGCGGACCTCCGGCTCTCGATCGACCTGGGCCTGCAGCGGCAGCTGGACACGAGCCTGGCCGCCGCCGTGCGCGCCCAGCCGCGGCCGGCGGGCAAGATCGGCGCCGCCGTCGCGATGGACCCCCGGTCGGGGCAGGTCCTCGCGATCGCCAGCACCCCGTCGTTCGACAACAACGTCTACGGGCCCCCGGTCGACGCCGCGGCGCTGCAGGCGGCCGGTGACGCGCCGGGCTCGCCGATGCTCGAGCACGTGACCCAGGCGGTCGCGCCGCCCGGGTCGACGTTCAAGCTGGTGGTGGCGGCCGCCAACCAGGCCCACGGGGTGTGGGCGCCGGACCGGGTGGTCCCCACCGGCGCGGACTTCAGCTACGGCGGCCACGTCTTCGGCAACTGGAAGCCGATGGGCCCGATGGACCTCGTCCAGTCCCTCGCCATCTCCAACGACGTCTACTTCTACAAGCTCGCCGTCGCCCTCGGCGCCGAGCGGCTGATCGACACCGCCCGGGCGCTCGGCGTGGGGGAGCGGACCGGGATCGACCTGCCGGCCGAGTCCGCCGGGTACCTCGGCACCCCCGAGTCGGTGGAGGCGAAGGGCGGCGCCTGGTACGGCGGGTCCACCGTGATCCTCGGCATCGGGCAGGGCGAGCTGCAGGTCACGCCGCTGCAGAACGCCCGGTGGACCGCCGCCGTCAGCACCGGCACCCTGGTCACCCCGCGGCTGGGCATGGCGGTCGGCACGGAGGGCGCCACGTACACCGCGCTCCCGCCGTCGGCCGCGACGCCGGTGCCCTTCGCCGCCGCGCTGGGCCCGGTCCGCGAGGGCATGCGGGCCACGGTCACCGGCGGCACCGCCACCGGGCTCAGCGGTCTGCCCGCCCCGGTGGGCGCCAAGACCGGCACCGCGCAGGACGGCGGGCTCCGCGACGACGAGTACGACAACTGGATGACCGCCGCGGCGCCGGTGGACGCCCCGGAGATCGTGATGACGGCGATGGTGCAGGGGCCGGGGACCGGCGCGAACAGCGCGAAGGTGGTGGTCGCCGACGGGCTGCGGCACTACCTCGAGCAGCAGCCGGACGTCGTCGCCACCGGCCCGGTGCAGGCGCCCTGA
- a CDS encoding quaternary amine ABC transporter ATP-binding protein has product MSAPVLRVQGLTKVFGAREREALRLAGEGLGRDEVYRRTQATLAVHDVSFEVARGELFVVMGLSGSGKSTLVRLLNRLIEPSAGTVEVDGRDLRALDDAELRHVRNEKISMVFQHFALLPHRTVRENAGYALKVRGARAAEQRERADWALETVGLLDRADARPDELSGGMRQRVGLARALAADSEVLLMDEPFSALDPLIRRDMQDLLERLQAELSKTIVFITHDLNEAMRLGDRILMLKDGRTVQLGTGPEIIASPADAYVADFTSDVDRTRVLTAGDLLREPRLTARLGDAPGDVLRALGGVEANGVYVLDEGRRIAGVARDGLLARAVQEGRTALGPRELVPDFATTAADRPVVEFVHLLGRHPVPLGVVDDDGRLLGVVPRAAVLDALSAVPVHGRRS; this is encoded by the coding sequence GTGAGCGCCCCGGTGCTGCGCGTCCAGGGCCTGACGAAGGTCTTCGGCGCGCGCGAACGCGAGGCGCTGCGGCTGGCCGGCGAGGGCCTCGGCCGCGACGAGGTGTACCGCCGAACCCAGGCCACGCTCGCCGTCCACGACGTCAGCTTCGAGGTGGCGCGCGGCGAACTGTTCGTCGTCATGGGGCTGTCGGGGTCGGGCAAGTCCACGCTGGTCCGGCTGCTGAACCGGCTCATCGAGCCCAGCGCCGGGACGGTCGAGGTCGACGGCCGGGACCTGCGGGCGCTCGACGACGCGGAGCTGCGGCACGTGCGCAACGAGAAGATCAGCATGGTCTTCCAGCACTTCGCGCTGCTCCCGCACCGCACGGTGCGGGAGAACGCCGGCTACGCGCTCAAGGTCCGCGGCGCCCGCGCCGCCGAGCAGCGGGAGCGGGCGGACTGGGCGCTGGAGACGGTGGGCCTGCTCGACCGGGCCGACGCCCGGCCCGACGAGCTCTCCGGCGGCATGCGGCAGCGGGTCGGCCTGGCCCGCGCGCTGGCCGCGGACTCCGAGGTGCTGCTCATGGACGAGCCGTTCTCCGCCCTGGACCCGCTGATCCGCCGGGACATGCAGGACCTGCTGGAGCGGCTGCAGGCGGAGCTGTCGAAGACCATCGTGTTCATCACCCACGACCTGAACGAGGCCATGCGGCTCGGCGACCGGATCCTCATGCTCAAGGACGGCCGGACGGTGCAGCTGGGCACCGGTCCGGAGATCATCGCGTCGCCCGCCGACGCCTACGTCGCCGACTTCACCTCCGACGTGGACCGGACCCGGGTGCTCACCGCCGGGGACCTGCTGCGCGAGCCGCGGCTGACCGCCCGGCTCGGGGACGCCCCCGGCGACGTGCTGCGGGCGCTGGGCGGCGTCGAGGCCAACGGCGTCTACGTGCTCGACGAGGGCCGGCGGATCGCCGGCGTCGCCCGCGACGGCCTGCTGGCCCGCGCCGTGCAGGAGGGGCGGACCGCGCTCGGGCCGCGGGAGCTGGTCCCGGACTTCGCCACCACCGCGGCCGACCGCCCGGTCGTGGAGTTCGTCCACCTGCTCGGCCGGCACCCGGTGCCGCTCGGCGTCGTCGACGACGACGGCCGGCTGCTCGGCGTCGTCCCCCGGGCAGCGGTGCTGGACGCCCTGTCCGCCGTGCCCGTCCACGGGAGGCGCTCGTGA
- a CDS encoding ABC transporter permease: MIPHVPLGEWVSDLVDWLLATVPWLFDAVSSVMQVLVDGLTDVLVSPPPVVWIVVATVLALLVRGPWLALYTLLAFLLVVSLELWVETMQTLALVLVAAVIAAAIGVPLGILAARHRAVSVAVRPVLDFMQTLPVFVYLIPAVFFFGVGVVPGVVATILFAIPPGVRLTELGIRQVDREVVEAAQAFGARPGQVLREVQLPLALPSIMAGVNQVIMLALSMVVTAGLLGAAGLGAVVVRAVTQLDVGAGVEGGLAVVLLAIFLDRLTASFGSPTAVSRLLRARTRRSASRAAAPAAPAARAEEPAAAGTPASR; this comes from the coding sequence GTGATCCCGCACGTCCCGCTCGGCGAGTGGGTCTCCGACCTCGTCGACTGGCTGCTGGCCACCGTCCCGTGGCTGTTCGACGCCGTCTCCTCGGTCATGCAGGTGCTCGTCGACGGCCTGACCGACGTGCTGGTCTCCCCGCCGCCGGTGGTGTGGATCGTGGTCGCCACGGTGCTCGCCCTGCTGGTGCGCGGGCCGTGGCTGGCGCTCTACACGCTGCTGGCGTTCCTGCTGGTGGTGTCGCTGGAGCTGTGGGTCGAGACCATGCAGACGCTGGCCCTGGTGCTGGTGGCCGCGGTCATCGCCGCGGCGATCGGCGTGCCGCTGGGCATCCTGGCGGCGCGGCACCGGGCGGTGAGCGTCGCGGTCCGGCCGGTGCTGGACTTCATGCAGACCCTCCCGGTGTTCGTCTACCTCATCCCCGCCGTGTTCTTCTTCGGCGTCGGCGTGGTGCCCGGGGTCGTGGCCACCATCCTGTTCGCCATCCCCCCGGGGGTGCGGCTGACCGAGCTGGGCATCCGGCAGGTCGACCGCGAGGTGGTGGAGGCCGCGCAGGCCTTCGGCGCCCGGCCGGGACAGGTGCTGCGCGAGGTGCAGCTGCCGCTGGCGCTGCCGTCGATCATGGCCGGCGTCAACCAGGTGATCATGCTGGCGCTGTCGATGGTGGTCACCGCCGGGCTGCTCGGCGCCGCCGGGCTCGGCGCGGTGGTGGTCCGCGCCGTCACCCAGCTCGACGTCGGCGCCGGGGTCGAGGGCGGCCTGGCCGTCGTGCTGCTGGCGATCTTCCTGGACCGGCTGACGGCGTCCTTCGGCTCCCCGACCGCGGTGTCCCGGCTGCTCCGGGCCCGGACCCGCCGCAGCGCCTCCCGCGCCGCCGCCCCGGCGGCACCCGCCGCGCGCGCCGAGGAGCCGGCAGCCGCCGGGACGCCGGCGTCCCGCTGA
- a CDS encoding putative leader peptide: protein MQPVGFVGFALVERRHVDLLRCASALCRA from the coding sequence ATGCAACCGGTCGGCTTTGTGGGGTTTGCGCTCGTCGAGCGCAGGCACGTCGACCTGCTGCGGTGCGCGAGCGCCCTCTGTCGGGCCTGA
- a CDS encoding glycine betaine ABC transporter substrate-binding protein → MQRTLRRPGASALALAALLTTALAGCSSEEAGSGGGSGDGITVRAAEYSWTAAGLTNGILAEIAADHPDLGVSSLATTQLDPAAAWAGAQRGDIDLLTEVALPNQQELADKAADQVDIVSETYGDAAQGWFVPAYAVAPGGPLAGLTSVTQLDDYADQLGGKFYDADPGYITTEQNTKRLEGYGISLEHVVSSEAAELAQLKSSYSSEEPIVLYLYHPHAVFAQYDMVQLEEPTPYTDGCLTTGDGACAMPSYSANIAASKELQEQAPAFVDLLTDLRISVDEMEAMQKQVDVDGDDVSTVAQQWVDEHADEIDQWIG, encoded by the coding sequence ATGCAGCGCACCCTCCGCCGCCCCGGCGCGTCCGCCCTGGCGCTCGCCGCCCTGCTCACCACCGCCCTCGCCGGGTGCTCCAGCGAGGAGGCGGGCTCCGGCGGCGGCAGCGGGGACGGCATCACCGTCCGGGCCGCGGAGTACAGCTGGACCGCCGCCGGCCTGACCAACGGCATCCTCGCCGAGATCGCCGCCGACCACCCCGACCTCGGGGTCTCCTCGCTGGCCACCACCCAGCTGGACCCGGCCGCGGCCTGGGCGGGTGCCCAGCGCGGGGACATCGACCTGCTCACCGAGGTCGCCCTGCCCAACCAGCAGGAGCTGGCCGACAAGGCCGCCGACCAGGTCGACATCGTCTCCGAGACCTACGGCGACGCCGCGCAGGGCTGGTTCGTGCCCGCCTACGCCGTCGCGCCGGGCGGTCCGCTGGCGGGGCTGACCAGCGTCACCCAGCTGGACGACTACGCCGACCAGCTCGGCGGCAAGTTCTACGACGCCGACCCCGGCTACATCACCACCGAGCAGAACACCAAGCGGCTCGAGGGGTACGGCATCTCGCTGGAGCACGTCGTGTCCAGCGAGGCGGCCGAGCTCGCCCAGCTGAAGAGCTCCTACAGCAGCGAGGAGCCGATCGTGCTGTACCTGTACCACCCGCACGCGGTGTTCGCGCAGTACGACATGGTCCAGCTCGAGGAGCCCACTCCCTACACCGACGGCTGCCTCACCACCGGCGACGGCGCCTGCGCGATGCCCTCCTACAGCGCCAACATCGCCGCCAGCAAGGAGCTCCAGGAGCAGGCCCCGGCCTTCGTCGACCTGCTGACCGACCTGCGCATCTCCGTGGACGAGATGGAGGCCATGCAGAAGCAGGTCGACGTCGACGGCGACGACGTGTCCACCGTCGCGCAGCAGTGGGTCGACGAGCACGCCGACGAGATCGACCAGTGGATCGGCTGA
- a CDS encoding cation:proton antiporter, which yields MEGTSLLVVAGSVFLWGVVSARWVRADLSAPMVFTAVGAALAAGGLVEPAVAGQTLRPLVEVTLVWVLFSDAARVAVSDLRRDAGRCVRLLAVGLPLTVVAGWGLAGWLLPGIGGWLALLVATALAPTDAALGVPVVTNRAVPARVRRLLSVEGGLNDGIATPVVMLALAGAASAEGLEGAQGVAGALLDLVIGVGAGVAVAGTGGALLRWARHRRWVAEDFAGIAVLALALAAYAGALALGGNGFVAAFCGGLAFRALAGRRGPAELVLTEQVGSLVSLLVWLGFGAVAAPVVLDHAGWATVGYAVLSLTVVRMVPVALALVGAGLDRDAVLFVGWFGPRGLASLLFALLALEELGSDADPAVAVIAVTVLLSVVAHGVTAGPLATRYGRAEARRSGAPRDPGQAVADRAT from the coding sequence ATGGAGGGGACCTCTCTCCTGGTCGTCGCCGGGTCGGTCTTCCTGTGGGGCGTGGTCTCGGCCCGGTGGGTGCGGGCGGACCTGAGCGCCCCGATGGTCTTCACCGCCGTCGGCGCCGCCCTGGCCGCCGGTGGCCTCGTCGAGCCGGCCGTGGCGGGGCAGACCCTCCGGCCGCTGGTGGAGGTCACCCTGGTCTGGGTCCTCTTCTCCGACGCCGCCCGGGTGGCGGTCAGCGACCTGCGCCGCGACGCCGGGCGCTGCGTCCGGCTGCTGGCCGTGGGCCTGCCGTTGACCGTGGTCGCCGGCTGGGGGCTGGCCGGCTGGCTGCTGCCCGGCATCGGCGGCTGGCTGGCCCTGCTGGTGGCCACGGCGCTGGCGCCCACCGACGCAGCTCTCGGCGTCCCCGTCGTGACGAACCGGGCGGTGCCGGCGCGGGTCCGCCGCTTGCTCAGCGTCGAGGGCGGGCTGAACGACGGGATCGCCACCCCGGTGGTCATGCTGGCGCTCGCCGGAGCGGCGTCGGCCGAGGGCCTCGAGGGGGCGCAGGGGGTGGCCGGCGCACTGCTCGACCTGGTGATCGGGGTGGGCGCGGGGGTGGCGGTGGCGGGGACCGGCGGCGCGTTGTTGCGGTGGGCCCGTCACCGGCGGTGGGTGGCCGAGGACTTCGCCGGGATCGCCGTGCTCGCCCTGGCGCTGGCCGCCTACGCCGGTGCGCTGGCGCTGGGGGGCAACGGGTTCGTGGCGGCCTTCTGCGGCGGGCTGGCCTTCCGCGCCCTGGCCGGCCGGCGCGGTCCGGCGGAACTGGTGCTCACCGAGCAGGTCGGCTCGCTGGTCTCCCTGCTGGTCTGGCTGGGCTTCGGCGCGGTCGCCGCACCGGTCGTGCTCGACCACGCGGGCTGGGCCACGGTCGGGTACGCGGTGCTCAGCCTCACCGTCGTCCGGATGGTCCCGGTCGCCCTCGCCCTGGTGGGCGCCGGCCTCGACCGGGACGCCGTGCTCTTCGTGGGCTGGTTCGGCCCGCGCGGCCTGGCCTCGCTGCTGTTCGCGCTCCTCGCCCTGGAGGAGCTCGGCTCCGACGCCGACCCGGCGGTGGCGGTCATCGCGGTCACCGTGCTGCTCAGCGTGGTGGCGCACGGGGTGACCGCCGGGCCCCTGGCCACGCGCTACGGACGGGCCGAGGCCAGGAGGTCCGGCGCCCCGCGGGACCCGGGGCAGGCCGTCGCCGACCGCGCCACCTGA
- a CDS encoding rod shape-determining protein: protein MELGIDLGTANTVVSHARRGVLYDEPTVLLLRAGRSRRERVVAVGHEAADLLGRTPAGLSSVRPLQDGVVTDLETARTYLRAVLHRAGRGWSPGVRAVIGVPVGSSALEQRALLEAAEEAGIRPVTALAQPVAGAIGCGIDPMERRVHMVVDVGGGTAETAAFCFGGVLASRTSTRAGDEMTRAVARYVREQHQLQVGDLEAEALKIRAGTEVDGPLVVQGRDVTTGRPRLATVQPAEVAEAVRPVVDDVVGVLSTCLDDLAPQAVADVMAEGVLVIGGASQVPGFAAELERSLGLPVKLAEEPLTCVADGAARALRDRRLLAAYGRS, encoded by the coding sequence GTGGAACTCGGCATCGATCTCGGCACCGCCAACACGGTGGTCAGCCACGCCCGCCGCGGCGTCCTCTACGACGAACCGACCGTCCTGCTGCTGCGCGCCGGGCGCTCCCGGCGGGAGCGGGTGGTCGCTGTCGGGCACGAGGCGGCCGACCTGCTCGGGCGCACCCCGGCCGGCCTGTCGTCGGTCCGGCCCCTGCAGGACGGCGTGGTCACCGACCTGGAGACCGCCCGGACCTACCTGCGCGCGGTCCTGCACCGGGCCGGGCGGGGCTGGAGCCCCGGCGTCCGCGCGGTGATCGGGGTCCCGGTCGGCTCCAGCGCGCTGGAGCAGCGCGCGCTGCTGGAGGCCGCGGAGGAGGCCGGCATCCGACCGGTGACCGCGCTGGCCCAACCGGTCGCGGGCGCGATCGGCTGCGGCATCGACCCGATGGAGCGGCGGGTGCACATGGTCGTCGACGTCGGGGGCGGCACCGCCGAGACGGCGGCCTTCTGCTTCGGCGGGGTCCTCGCCTCCCGGACGAGCACGCGCGCCGGGGACGAGATGACCCGCGCCGTGGCCCGGTACGTCCGCGAGCAGCACCAACTGCAGGTCGGCGACCTGGAGGCCGAGGCCCTCAAGATCCGTGCCGGGACGGAGGTGGACGGCCCGCTCGTCGTCCAGGGCCGGGACGTGACCACCGGGCGGCCGCGGCTGGCGACCGTCCAGCCCGCCGAGGTGGCCGAGGCCGTCCGGCCGGTCGTCGACGACGTCGTCGGGGTGCTGAGCACCTGCCTGGACGACCTCGCCCCGCAGGCCGTCGCCGACGTCATGGCCGAGGGCGTGCTGGTCATCGGCGGGGCCTCGCAGGTGCCGGGCTTCGCCGCCGAGCTGGAGCGGAGCCTGGGTCTGCCGGTCAAGCTCGCCGAGGAGCCGCTGACCTGCGTCGCCGACGGCGCCGCCCGGGCGCTGCGGGACCGCCGGCTGCTGGCCGCCTACGGCCGCAGCTGA